Genomic window (Helianthus annuus cultivar XRQ/B chromosome 3, HanXRQr2.0-SUNRISE, whole genome shotgun sequence):
CCAACACTTTAAACACCACCAACCCCACTCAGATTCCCCATTCATTCAAGGGTTTCTTCATCAATCTTTGCCCTTTGTTTTCTTCATATTTTCATTTGCACAACAACAATGATGTCAATGAATCTTCTTCCATCGTCATCTCTCACTCTCAACAAGCATGCACACCCCAATCTTGTATCCAGAACCCACATTTCTCATCATGCAAACCTTAAAGTCTTCaactttaacaaaatcaagaatCATCAACCCACTTCCCAGATCCATAAAGTTAGCAACTTTCTTGAAAACCCATTTGAGTTTAACAATTTTGGTGCAAGACCCACTTCACAGATTGTTAAATCAGCCTCTGAGAGTCCTCAAGATTTGACCCCAGATGGAGAAACCAAGAAAAACCCTAACAAGACTCTGCAGCTTGCCATTGTGTTTGGTTTCTGGTACTTTCAGAACATTGTTTTCAATATTTATAATAAGAAAGCTTTGAACATTTTCCCATATCCATGGTTACTTGCTAGTTTTCAGCTCTTTGTTGGGTCTGTTTGGATGTTGGTTCTTTGGGCTACAAAGCTTCAACCTTGCCCCAAGATTGATAAGTCCTTTATTATTGCTCTGTTAGGTCCTGCACTTTTTCACACAATTGGTCACATTTCTGCTTGTGTTTCATTCTCTAAAGTTGCTGTTTCTTTCACTCATGTTATTAAGTCAGCAGAGCCTGTGTTCTCTGTGGTGTTCTCCTCTGCTTTAGGTGATACTTACCCTTTATCTGTTTG
Coding sequences:
- the LOC110930204 gene encoding xylulose 5-phosphate/phosphate translocator, chloroplastic, whose translation is MMSMNLLPSSSLTLNKHAHPNLVSRTHISHHANLKVFNFNKIKNHQPTSQIHKVSNFLENPFEFNNFGARPTSQIVKSASESPQDLTPDGETKKNPNKTLQLAIVFGFWYFQNIVFNIYNKKALNIFPYPWLLASFQLFVGSVWMLVLWATKLQPCPKIDKSFIIALLGPALFHTIGHISACVSFSKVAVSFTHVIKSAEPVFSVVFSSALGDTYPLSVWLSILPIVMGCSLAAVTEVSFNLGGLWGAMISNVGFVLRNIYSKKSLQNFKQVNGLNLYGWITILSFFYLFPVAVFVEGSQWVSGYHKAIASIGTPSTFYLWVMISGVFYHLYNQSSYQALDDISPLTFSVGNTMKRVVVIVSTVIVFRNPVRPLNALGSAIAIFGTFLYSQASSKKKAAVEKKD